One Physeter macrocephalus isolate SW-GA chromosome 19, ASM283717v5, whole genome shotgun sequence genomic window carries:
- the BRI3BP gene encoding BRI3-binding protein, which translates to MGARASGGPRAPTGFLLLLLLGLLAPGAQGARGRGGTDKNSYRRTVNTFSQSVSSLFGEDNVRAAQKFLTRLTERFVLGVDMFVETLWKVWAELLDVLGLDVSNLSQYFNPSSVASSPTRALLLVGVVLLAYWFLSLTLGFTFSVLHVVCGRFFWVARVVLFSMSCVYILHKYEGEPENAVLPLCFVVAIYFMTGPMGFYWRSSPGGPSVEEKLEQLENQVRLLNIRLNRVLESLDRSNGK; encoded by the exons ATGGGCGCGCGCGCTTCGGGCGGACCCCGGGCCCCGACTGGGttcttgttgctgctgctgctcgggCTGCTGGCCCCGGGCGCGCAAGGGGCGCGGGGCCGCGGCGGCACCGACAAGAACAGCTACCGCCGCACGGTCAACACCTTCTCGCAGAGCGTCAGCAGCCTGTTCGGCGAGGACAACGTGCGCGCCGCTCAGAAG TTCCTGACGAGGCTGACCGAGAGGTTCGTGCTGGGAGTGGACATGTTTGTGGAAACCCTGTGGAAAGTTTGGGCGGAGCTCTTGGACGTCCTTGGACTTGACG TCTCGAACCTGTCCCAGTACTTCAATCCAAGCTCGGTGGCCAGCAGCCCCACCCGTGCCCTCCTGCTGGTGGGCGTCGTCCTGCTGGCCTACTGGTTCTTGTCTCTGACCCTGGGCTTCACCTTCAGCGTCCTGCACGTGGTGTGCGGCCGCTTCTTCTGGGTGGCGCGGGTCGTCCTGTTCTCCATGTCGTGCGTGTACATCTTGCACAAGTACGAGGGCGAGCCTGAGAACGCCGTGCTGCCCCTGTGCTTCGTGGTGGCCATCTACTTCATGACCGGGCCCATGGGCTTCTACTGGCGCAGCAGCCCCGGTGGCCCCAGCGTGGAGGAGAAGCTGGAACAGCTGGAGAACCAGGTGAGGCTGCTCAACATCCGTCTCAACCGGGTGCTGGAGAGCCTTGACCGCTCCAACGGCAAGTGA